In one Deltaproteobacteria bacterium genomic region, the following are encoded:
- a CDS encoding DNA translocase FtsK, protein MRDVKKEVLGVINAAIGLLLLISLVSYNPFDPSFSTFSSEMMKISNWSGKVGSYSSDLLIQWFGIGAFLIPLIFFSQAILSFRGLGTRKILLRSIGIFLALVSSVAILSIYSEYVRLFGVDFYLSGITGYIIGKNAVKAIFGSVGGSIVLFSFFVISLMMSTGISIGDLRSFLNRKKEKRKKVREKIKEDASLRSLARKGIVFSDSIDEAEEVKIVRGPEESGKEKSGVRTFAGPVHSEFSLPSRNLLDSPPATRLIPDEDDLKENVRVLIKELRQFGVDGEITSVMAGPMVTLYEFKPAPGEKLNRIVKLSEDLALALKAESLRIIKNIPGKGVMGIEVPNKKRERVYLKEILQSEEYLSSKPPLTISVGMDILGRPVVTDLSKMPHLLIAGTTGSGKSVSLNAMILSLLFRTTPDELRLILVDPKMLEFNPYDGIPNLLHPVVTQPKDAAKVLRWAVAEMEGRYRLMMENGVRNIDSYNNMVRKRRSARKDDDESSLLPFIVIVIDELSDLMLSSAREVEEAITRLSQMARASGIHLIVATQRPSVDVVTGVIKANFPCRISFKVSSRYDSYTILGQYSAEFLLGQGDMLFLRPGPEGLIRVHAPYVSEDEIKRVVHFLKKQGEAAYDESVVSEDMDEAGGGVEFLDERYEEAVRIVVETRKASISYLQRKLGVGFNRAARLIEKMEEEGIVTPVGPGGKQREVRIRE, encoded by the coding sequence ATGAGGGATGTGAAAAAAGAGGTCCTGGGGGTCATAAACGCTGCAATCGGCCTCTTACTGCTCATATCTCTTGTATCCTACAACCCCTTCGATCCATCCTTCTCGACCTTTTCATCGGAGATGATGAAAATATCCAACTGGAGCGGAAAGGTCGGTTCATACTCCTCGGATCTTCTCATTCAGTGGTTCGGAATAGGGGCTTTCCTGATACCACTGATATTCTTCTCCCAGGCAATTCTGTCTTTCCGGGGGCTCGGGACGCGGAAAATTCTCCTGAGGAGTATCGGCATATTTCTCGCCCTCGTCTCATCCGTGGCCATCTTGAGCATCTACTCGGAATACGTGAGGCTTTTCGGCGTGGATTTTTACCTTTCCGGTATAACCGGCTATATCATAGGGAAAAATGCCGTGAAGGCAATTTTCGGGAGCGTTGGGGGGAGCATAGTTCTCTTTTCATTTTTCGTCATTTCTCTGATGATGTCCACGGGGATATCGATAGGGGATTTACGCTCATTTCTCAACAGGAAGAAGGAGAAGAGGAAAAAGGTGAGGGAAAAGATAAAGGAGGATGCATCCCTCCGCAGCCTTGCGCGAAAAGGGATAGTGTTCAGCGACAGCATAGATGAGGCAGAAGAAGTAAAGATTGTGCGGGGCCCCGAAGAGAGCGGGAAAGAAAAGAGTGGTGTCAGGACGTTTGCCGGGCCTGTCCATTCGGAGTTCTCGCTGCCGTCCCGGAATCTCCTCGACAGCCCACCGGCGACGAGGCTGATTCCTGATGAGGATGATCTCAAGGAAAACGTACGGGTGCTGATAAAGGAGCTCAGGCAGTTTGGGGTTGACGGAGAGATAACCTCGGTAATGGCTGGTCCCATGGTTACGCTCTACGAGTTCAAACCTGCACCGGGTGAGAAGTTGAACCGGATAGTGAAGCTTTCGGAAGACCTGGCCCTGGCCCTGAAAGCGGAGAGCCTGAGAATCATAAAAAATATTCCGGGGAAGGGGGTTATGGGCATCGAGGTGCCCAATAAGAAAAGGGAGCGGGTCTATCTCAAAGAGATCTTACAGAGCGAAGAGTACCTTTCCTCCAAGCCCCCCCTGACCATATCCGTGGGCATGGACATTCTCGGGAGGCCTGTCGTTACCGACCTGTCCAAGATGCCTCATCTTTTGATTGCCGGCACGACGGGTTCCGGAAAAAGTGTGTCGTTGAACGCCATGATACTGTCGCTTCTGTTCAGGACGACCCCGGACGAGCTCCGCCTGATCCTCGTGGACCCCAAGATGCTCGAGTTCAATCCATACGACGGTATACCAAACCTTCTCCACCCTGTCGTTACCCAGCCCAAGGATGCCGCCAAGGTCCTCAGATGGGCAGTGGCCGAGATGGAAGGAAGATACAGGCTGATGATGGAAAACGGTGTGAGAAACATCGATTCCTACAACAACATGGTGCGCAAGAGGAGGTCGGCAAGGAAGGACGACGATGAATCATCGCTGCTTCCCTTCATCGTTATCGTGATCGACGAGCTATCGGACCTGATGCTCAGTTCGGCACGGGAGGTCGAGGAAGCTATTACGCGGCTTTCACAGATGGCACGGGCGTCGGGAATCCACCTCATCGTCGCCACCCAGAGACCATCTGTCGATGTGGTTACGGGCGTAATTAAGGCCAATTTCCCCTGCAGAATTTCCTTTAAAGTTTCCTCGCGCTACGACTCCTATACCATTCTCGGGCAGTACAGCGCCGAGTTCCTCCTGGGACAGGGGGACATGCTGTTCCTGCGGCCCGGCCCCGAAGGGCTCATCAGGGTTCATGCGCCATACGTATCCGAGGATGAGATCAAAAGAGTGGTGCACTTTCTCAAGAAGCAGGGGGAGGCAGCGTACGACGAGTCGGTTGTCAGTGAAGATATGGATGAGGCCGGAGGCGGCGTCGAGTTTCTGGACGAAAGATACGAGGAGGCGGTGAGAATAGTCGTTGAGACACGGAAGGCCTCGATATCCTATCTGCAGAGGAAACTGGGGGTAGGCTTCAACAGGGCAGCCAGGCTCATCGAAAAAATGGAGGAAGAGGGGATCGTAACACCGGTAGGTCCGGGAGGAAAACAGAGAGAGGTGAGGATTCGAGAATGA